CCTAGATGACTGACTCTTTCGCCCTTCTAAGTATATCGAACATTTCCTTATTATGCACTATCTCAGGCCGGTATTTTCCCGAGGGCACTGAAAAAAGCTGGTTTGTACCTTTTTCAATGCCCTCCATTTTCCCAGTAAATGAGATTAGATTCCTGCTATAAAGAATAACATTTGTCTTGTTGGATAAAGTAGGAATAATGCAAAAGGTAAGGAGTTTTACATTATGAGCGAACATAAACCATTGAAGGATAAAGTTGCTATTGTTACAGGTGGATCTTCAGGAATCGGAAGAGCAAGTGCCATTCAACTATCGAAAATGGGGGCGAAGATTGCGCTGGTTGACCTAAAGGAAAGGAATGCTAGAAAAGTGAAGGAGGAAATAGAGAGCTTTGGTG
This window of the Desertibacillus haloalkaliphilus genome carries:
- a CDS encoding SDR family NAD(P)-dependent oxidoreductase; the protein is MSEHKPLKDKVAIVTGGSSGIGRASAIQLSKMGAKIALVDLKERNARKVKEEIESFG